From Methylococcus capsulatus:
TCTCGTTTGCGATCCTGCTGGTGGTCGGTTTCATCGTCGTGGTCAGCCTGGCCAAGATGCTGATGCCGGTATTCGCCGCCGGCATCATCGCCTATCTGCTGGACGGCTTGGTGGAAATCGGCGAGCGCAGAAAGCTGCCGCGGCTGGCTTCCGTGATCCTCGTCTATCTCCTGTTCCTCGCGCTGCTGCTGGTCGTGTTCATCGGCCTGCTGCCACTCCTCTATCAGCAGACCCTGCAGCTGATCGAGCAGGCGCCGAGCTGGGTGAACCGCGGGCAGGTGCTGATCATGGAGCTGCCGGAGCGCTATCCAGACTATGTCACCCAGGAGCAGATCAACGACCTGATCGGGGCGATCCGGGCGGAGCTGATCTCCTACGGCCAGTCCATGCTGACCTATTCCTACGCTTCTCTGGTCAGTCTCATCACCGTGGTGGTTTATTTCATCCTGGTGCCGCTCCTGGTGTTCTTCTTCCTGAAGGACAGGGACCGCATTCTCGGGTGGTTTACTCAGTACCTGCCGCGCGACCGCAACCTTTCCAAGCGCGTATGGAAAGAGGTCGACATGCAGATCGGCAACTACGTGCGCGGCAAATTCGTCGAGATCGTCATTTTATTCGCGGCCAGCTTCGTGACGTTTTCCCTGATGGGTCTGAACTATGCCCTGCTGCTGGCGGTGCTGATGGGGGTTTCGGTCATCATCCCCTACGTCGGAGCAACCCTGGTGACGTTTCCGGTGATGATTGTCGCCTTCTTTCAATGGGGCGTGTCGGACGATTTCTGGTACCTGATGCTGGCTTACGCCATCATTCAGGCGCTGGACGGCGTGATGCTGGTGCCGTTGCTGTTTTCCGAGGTGGTCAACCTCCACCCCGTGGCCATCATCGTGGCGATTCTGTTCTTCGGCGGCTGGTGGGGGTTCTGGGGCGTGTTCTTCGCCATCCCGCTGGCCACGCTGGTGAAGGCGGTGCTCAGTGCCTGGCCGCGGTTGGGGGAGGGCGAGACTGCCGCTACCGGCGGCCCCTAGCCGTGCGCCTCAAAGGGCGTCCGAAGCGAAATCCGCCAGCCGCGAACGTTCGCCCCGGCGCAGGGTGATGTGGGCCGCATGCGGCCATTGCTTGAAGCGGTCGACGACGTAGGTGAGGCCGGAGGTGGTGCCGGTGAGGTAGGGGGTGTCAATCTGGCCGATGTTGCCCAGGCAGACGATCTTGGTGCCGGGGCCGGCGCGGGTGATCAGGGTCTTCATCTGCTTCGAGGTCAGGTTCTGGGCCTCGTCGAGGATGATGTAGCGGTTGAGGAAGGTGCGGCCGCGCATGAAGTTGAGCGAACGCACCTTGACCCGGTTGAGCAACAGGGTGTTGGTCGCCGCCCGCTCCCAGGCGCCGGCGTTCTCGTGGCTGCTGAGGAGCTCCAGGTTGTCGAGCAGCGCGCCCATCCAAGGCGTCATCTTTTCTTCCTCGGTGCCCGGCAGGAAGCCGATGTCCTCGCCCAGCGGGATCGTTTCCCGGCTCATGATGATTTCGCGGTACAGCTTCTGGTCCAGGGTCATGACCAGGCCGGCGGCCAGGGCCAACAGGGTCTTGCCGGTGCCGGCGCTGCCGAGCAGAGTGACGAAGTCGATGTCCGGATCGAGCAGGACGTTGAGCGCGAAATTCTGTTCGCGGTTCCTGGCCTGGATGCCCCAGACGGCATGCTGCGGGGTGCGGAAGTCGCGGGCCAGCTCGATCACGGCGCTGCCGTTCTCGCGCCGGCGCACGATGGCTTCGAACTGGGATTCGTCGGCCAGATAGAGGTACTGGTTGGGGAAGAAATCCTTCACCAGCGGGCCCTGAATCCGGTAGAAGGTACGGCCGCGCTCCTGCCAGGATTCCATCTTGCCGCCGTGGGTGTCCCAGAAGTCGGGCGGTAGCTCGATGGCGCCGCTGTAGAGCAGGTTGACGTCGTCCAACACCTGGTCGTTGTGGTAGTCCTCGGCCCGAAGGCCGAGCACCGTGGCCTTGATGCGCATGTTGATGTCTTTCGACACCAGCACTACTTGGCGGTGGGGGGATTCTTCGGACAACGCCAGGAGGGTCGCCAGGATCGAGTTGTCGGGGATGTCCCCAGGCAGGCTCACCGGGAGGGAGGCGGCGAGGCGGCGCGTCTGGAAGAACAGCCGGCCCTGGCAGCCCTCGTCGATGCGGCCGGCGTAGTCGGTCCGCGTCAGCGGGATGCCCTGGTCGATGTCGTCCATGGCGGTCAGGTGGACCAGTTCGTCGAGGAAACGGCTGGCCTGGCGGGCGTTCCGCGCGACGTCCGACAGACCCTTCTTGCCGTGATCGAGCTCTTCCAGCACGATCATCGGGACGAAGATATCGTGTTCCTGGAAGCGGAACAGTGAGGCGGGGTCGTGCATCAGCACATTGGTGTCGAGCACGAACAGCTTCCGGTCGGCGACTGGCGTCATGGCGCGGATTTCCGTTTGAGATTCAGTCAAGCGGAGGTCTTCGCGGCGAGCCCTGCGACGGCCCGGAGCACCTCCTCGGCATGTCCTTTGACGCTGACTTTGCGCCATTCGGCGGCGAGCCGTCCTTCGGCGTCGATCAGGAAAGTGCTGCGCTCAATGCCTCGCACCTGTTTACCGTACATGTTTTTCAGGCGGATGACGTCGAACAGCCGGCACAGTGCCTCGTCGCCGTCGGAAAGCAGCTCGAATGGAAATCCGTACTTGCAGCGGAAACGTTCGTGCGACTTCAGGCTGTCGCGCGACACCCCCGCGATGTCCGCCCCGAGCTTCTGGAATTCCGGGTAAAGGTCGCGGAAGTCCTGGCCCTCCTGGGTGCATCCCGGCGTGCTGTCCTTGGGATAGAAATAGAGGACCAGGTGACGCCCGCGCCGCTGGGACAACCGGAACGGCTCACCGGTGGTCGATTCGGCCTGGAAGTCCGGCACGGCTTGTCCGAGGGTCGGTGTGCTCATGGGAAGGTGCTCCTGTGAAAGAACGGCTCAGCGCTTGACCGGCTCCAGGATGGCATCGAGGTTCTGGCGGTCGCAGAATTCGACGAATTCGTCCCGCAACGGGATGATTTTCATGGTCGGCGGAATCATCACCGTGAGGTGGGCGATGAACATCGGCGTGCCACTGTAGGGCGCGGGCGGGCGGCTGGTGCTGACGTCCAGAATCTTGATGTGGCGGGCGACGAAGAAATCGGCCAGTTCGTAAAGATGGCTGCCGCTTTCCCCCGCCACCACATCCACGGCATACGGGATCGCATCCTCTTCGCGCGGTTTGTCCTCGGGCACCCGTCGCATGTGGATCTTGAGCGCGTAGCGGGCGGCCAGGTTTTCCAGTGCGCTTTCGAACCGGGCGATGTGGTTCCAGTTGCCTTCCACCATCAGATGGCCGGCGAATTCGGTGCCGAGTTCGGTCAAGCGGCTTTCGAGCAGGGTGCACCGGCACTCGCTTACCACCTGACCGATTTCGGCGATCAGGTTCAGGCGGTCGGCGCCCAATATGGTTGCGACGATTTGCATTCGGTGAGGATTGGAATAGTTGTGCGTGAGTTTTGCGGAAAGTTTACCACGTGATGCCGGCCACTCATGCGGTCCAGGCGACCAGCCCGTAGTGCGCGGTGCTCAGCACGACCAGGCCGAAGGCGATCCGGTACCAGGCGAAGGCGGTGAAATCGTGTCCGCCGATGTACCGCAGTAGTCCGCGCACGGCGAGGAACGCGCTGACGAAGGCCGCCGCGAAGCCGATCCCGAAGGAAGACAGGTCTTCCGCGTGCAGGATTCCGCCGGTCTTGTAGAGGTCGTAGGCCGTGGCGATGAACAGGGTGGGGATGGCCAGGAAGAATGAGAATTCGGTGGCGGCCCGGCGCGAAAGCCCCAGCAGCAGGCCGCCGATGATGGTGGCACCGGAGCGTGATGTGCCGGGGATCATCGCCAGGGTCTGGAACAGACCCAGCTTGAGCGCCAGTCGCCAGTCGATGTCATCGATGGATTCCACCCTTGGGGGGCGTTGGCGCCGTTCCACCCAAAGTATGATCAGACCGCCCAGGATGAACGTGGTCGTCACCGTGGTGGAGTTGAAAAGGTGGGCCTTGATGGCTTTGCCGGCCAGTAATCCCACTACGCCGGCGGGTAGGAAAGCGATGATGAGGTTCATGACGAAGCGGCGGGACTGCCGGCTGTGGCCGAGGCCGAACAGCAGCCCGATGAGCTTGCGCCGGTATTCCCAGCACACGGCGAGAATCGCGCCGGACTGGATGACGACCTCGAACAGCTTGCCGCGGTCGTCGTTGAACTTGAGCAACTCGCCCACGAGGATGAGGTGTCCGGTGCTGGACACCGGCAGGAATTCGGTCAGTCCTTCGACGAGGCCGAGGATCAGGGCGTTGAGCCAATCGGGAAGCAGCATGGCGGAACCGGATGGGTAGGTAAGGAATCGGGAGAATGGGCCGGGATCAGTTTTTCGGGGCGGCTGAGGCTTGGGCCGTGCGCTCACGCAGATAACCGATCCCCAGGGGCAGCACCGAGACGGCGATGATCGATAGGACCACGATGCTGAAATTGTCCTTGACCCAGGGAATATTGCCGAAGCCGTAACCCGCTCCGACCAGCAGAGCTACCCAGAGCAGGCCGCCGATGATATTGAAGGTGGCGAATTCCACGTACCGCATGCTGCCGACGCCGGCCAGAAAAGGGGCGAAGGTCCGTACGATCGGCACGAAGCGGGCGATGATGATGGTCATTTTGCCGTAGTGCTCGAAATAGCGGTGCGTGCGCTCGATGTGTTTCCGGTCGATGAAGCGCAGGAAATCACGGTCGTGGAGCTTGTATCCAAAGAAATAGCCTACGAGGTAGTTGACGGCATCGCCCACGATCGCTGCCGTGGCGAGCACGATTCCTAGCGTCGAGACGTCCATGGCGCCGGTTGCAGCCACCGCGCCGGCGGCGAACAGCAGCGAATCGCCGGGCAGGAACGGCAGGACGATGAGGCCGGTTTCGCAGAACACGACCAGGAACAGGCTCAGATAGATCTGGCGGCCGTGAGCCGCTGCCAACTCCGGCAGATGCCGGTTGAGATGGAGGACATAGTCCAGGTAACTGGTCAATTCAGGCATGAGGGTCGACGTAGGGATACAAGGTGTTGGAAACGGGTTCGAAACGACGGATTTGGCGTGCGAGTCCTGACTAGGAATCGGTGTCGAAGACCCTGTATGATAGTTCATCTGATGTGGTTCCGATCCTTCTTTTGTCCGTTTTCAACCCCTTGCCCCCAACGACCGAATCCCTTTATCGACCGGGCGTGGTGATTCTGCTGCTGGTTTCTGCAGTGCATCTTTGCCTGTGGCTGGCCTGGCGGGAAAGGAAACGGCTGGAACCGGAAGCGCGGCCGTCGCAGCCCATCGAGGTGTCGCTGGCGATGATCGCCCCGGCGCCGAAGGCGGCGGAGCCTGCCGCCCAGCCGGCGCCGGCGCCGCCCAAGCCGGTCACCCCGCGCAAACCCCGGTCCGTCGCCAAACCCAAACCGTTGGCGAAGACCCTGCCCAAGCCTTTCCCGGTCCAGCCCGAGCGGACGGTAGGCGAGAGCGCCGCCAAGACCGAGCCCGCCGCGCCGCCACCCGAAACCCCATCCGCCGCGCCTGCCGAGGGCACGGGAGGCGGCAGCGGTCCGGCCGTACCCGCATCGACCCCGGCGAACTTCAACGCCAATTATCTGCACAATCCGGTGCCGGAATACCCGATGTTTGCCCGGAAGCAGCGCTGGCAAGGCAAGGTCATGCTCAAGGTCCACGTGCTGCCGACGGGGTTGCCGGCGGAGGTCGAGCTGCAAAGCAGCAGCGGCCACGACATCCTCGACGAGGCCGCGATGGAAACGGTCCGCCGCTGGCGCTTCGTCCCGGCCACCAAGGGCGGCAAGGCCGTGGCCAGTTGGGTCGTGGTGCCGCTGGAATTCTCTCTGACTCGTTGACAGCACTGGCAGGAATCATGGTCACCGATACTTCCACCCTCATCATCAACATCACCCTCTGGGTCCTCACGGCCTTTTCGGTACTCACCTGGACGCTCATCGTGCTCAAAGTCTGGCAGTACTGGCGGCAGAGCCTTGCTAATCGGAGTTTCGAAGAGCGGTTCTGGGGTGCCTCCAGTCTCGACGAAGCGCGAGGGGAAATCGCCGCGGGCAAGAGCGCCCCCGTCGTCCGGCTCGCCGGCGCCGGTTTCGACGTGCTCGACAACGCCCGTCAGAACCGCCCGCCGGCCCTCAAATACCGGGGCGACCTGCTCGCCACCCTGGAACGCAAGCTCAAGCGGCAGTTGGAGCGCGAATCCCGGCTGTCGGACGTCGGGCTCACGGTGCTGGCGAGCATCGGCTCCACGGCCCCCTTCGTCGGCCTGTTCGGGACCGTCTGGGGCATCATGCACGCCCTGCAGGACATCAGCAAAAGCGGCAAGGCCAGCCTGGAGGTGGTGGCCGGGCCGATCGGCGAAGCGCTGATCGCCACGGCCATCGGCATCGCCGTCGCGGTGCCGGCCGTGCTGGCCTACAACTTTCTGATGCGGCAATCGCGGCGCAAGCAGCAGGCGCTGGAAATCTTCGCCGAAGACTTCCTGCACCTGATCGCCGCCGAAACCGCCCACCGCTGAAGGGGAGAGACGCCATGGCCATGAAGACCGGAGGCGACAACGACGAAGTGATGAGCGAGATCAACGTCACCCCCCTGGTGGACGTCATGCTGGTGTTGGTGATCGTGTTCCTGGTGACGGCGCCGCTGCTGACCCAGAGCATGAACGTCAACCTGCCCAAGACCGGAGCGGTGGCCGCCGCCGACGACAACCAATCGACCCCGATCGGCATCGACGCCCAGGGGCGCATCGTGCTGGACAAGACCGGGATCGCCGACCTGGCGGAGCTGGAGGCCAAGCTCCGGGATCGGGTGCAGCAGCACCCGGAAGGCCTGTACATCGTCCACGCCGACCAGGCGGTGTCCTATGCCGTCGTGGCCAAGGTGCTGGCCACCGCCCACAAGGCCGGCATCAATCGGCTGTCTCTGGCGACGGTGCAGGAGTAGCCTCCGGTGAGGTCACCGGTGCCCAGGCCGCGGTTGTTCCGGAGCGTCCTTCCCCGTGTTGTCAGTGACAGGGGCGACACGCTACCATCGACACTTTTTTAGCGGATGC
This genomic window contains:
- a CDS encoding AI-2E family transporter, producing the protein MQHLREWLSDWFRRILPNAQAVSFAILLVVGFIVVVSLAKMLMPVFAAGIIAYLLDGLVEIGERRKLPRLASVILVYLLFLALLLVVFIGLLPLLYQQTLQLIEQAPSWVNRGQVLIMELPERYPDYVTQEQINDLIGAIRAELISYGQSMLTYSYASLVSLITVVVYFILVPLLVFFFLKDRDRILGWFTQYLPRDRNLSKRVWKEVDMQIGNYVRGKFVEIVILFAASFVTFSLMGLNYALLLAVLMGVSVIIPYVGATLVTFPVMIVAFFQWGVSDDFWYLMLAYAIIQALDGVMLVPLLFSEVVNLHPVAIIVAILFFGGWWGFWGVFFAIPLATLVKAVLSAWPRLGEGETAATGGP
- a CDS encoding PhoH family protein; translated protein: MTPVADRKLFVLDTNVLMHDPASLFRFQEHDIFVPMIVLEELDHGKKGLSDVARNARQASRFLDELVHLTAMDDIDQGIPLTRTDYAGRIDEGCQGRLFFQTRRLAASLPVSLPGDIPDNSILATLLALSEESPHRQVVLVSKDINMRIKATVLGLRAEDYHNDQVLDDVNLLYSGAIELPPDFWDTHGGKMESWQERGRTFYRIQGPLVKDFFPNQYLYLADESQFEAIVRRRENGSAVIELARDFRTPQHAVWGIQARNREQNFALNVLLDPDIDFVTLLGSAGTGKTLLALAAGLVMTLDQKLYREIIMSRETIPLGEDIGFLPGTEEEKMTPWMGALLDNLELLSSHENAGAWERAATNTLLLNRVKVRSLNFMRGRTFLNRYIILDEAQNLTSKQMKTLITRAGPGTKIVCLGNIGQIDTPYLTGTTSGLTYVVDRFKQWPHAAHITLRRGERSRLADFASDAL
- a CDS encoding peroxiredoxin, whose protein sequence is MSTPTLGQAVPDFQAESTTGEPFRLSQRRGRHLVLYFYPKDSTPGCTQEGQDFRDLYPEFQKLGADIAGVSRDSLKSHERFRCKYGFPFELLSDGDEALCRLFDVIRLKNMYGKQVRGIERSTFLIDAEGRLAAEWRKVSVKGHAEEVLRAVAGLAAKTSA
- a CDS encoding glycine cleavage system protein R, encoding MQIVATILGADRLNLIAEIGQVVSECRCTLLESRLTELGTEFAGHLMVEGNWNHIARFESALENLAARYALKIHMRRVPEDKPREEDAIPYAVDVVAGESGSHLYELADFFVARHIKILDVSTSRPPAPYSGTPMFIAHLTVMIPPTMKIIPLRDEFVEFCDRQNLDAILEPVKR
- a CDS encoding undecaprenyl-diphosphate phosphatase, giving the protein MLLPDWLNALILGLVEGLTEFLPVSSTGHLILVGELLKFNDDRGKLFEVVIQSGAILAVCWEYRRKLIGLLFGLGHSRQSRRFVMNLIIAFLPAGVVGLLAGKAIKAHLFNSTTVTTTFILGGLIILWVERRQRPPRVESIDDIDWRLALKLGLFQTLAMIPGTSRSGATIIGGLLLGLSRRAATEFSFFLAIPTLFIATAYDLYKTGGILHAEDLSSFGIGFAAAFVSAFLAVRGLLRYIGGHDFTAFAWYRIAFGLVVLSTAHYGLVAWTA
- a CDS encoding VTT domain-containing protein: MPELTSYLDYVLHLNRHLPELAAAHGRQIYLSLFLVVFCETGLIVLPFLPGDSLLFAAGAVAATGAMDVSTLGIVLATAAIVGDAVNYLVGYFFGYKLHDRDFLRFIDRKHIERTHRYFEHYGKMTIIIARFVPIVRTFAPFLAGVGSMRYVEFATFNIIGGLLWVALLVGAGYGFGNIPWVKDNFSIVVLSIIAVSVLPLGIGYLRERTAQASAAPKN
- a CDS encoding TonB family protein, with product MPPTTESLYRPGVVILLLVSAVHLCLWLAWRERKRLEPEARPSQPIEVSLAMIAPAPKAAEPAAQPAPAPPKPVTPRKPRSVAKPKPLAKTLPKPFPVQPERTVGESAAKTEPAAPPPETPSAAPAEGTGGGSGPAVPASTPANFNANYLHNPVPEYPMFARKQRWQGKVMLKVHVLPTGLPAEVELQSSSGHDILDEAAMETVRRWRFVPATKGGKAVASWVVVPLEFSLTR
- a CDS encoding MotA/TolQ/ExbB proton channel family protein translates to MVTDTSTLIINITLWVLTAFSVLTWTLIVLKVWQYWRQSLANRSFEERFWGASSLDEARGEIAAGKSAPVVRLAGAGFDVLDNARQNRPPALKYRGDLLATLERKLKRQLERESRLSDVGLTVLASIGSTAPFVGLFGTVWGIMHALQDISKSGKASLEVVAGPIGEALIATAIGIAVAVPAVLAYNFLMRQSRRKQQALEIFAEDFLHLIAAETAHR
- a CDS encoding biopolymer transporter ExbD; this encodes MAMKTGGDNDEVMSEINVTPLVDVMLVLVIVFLVTAPLLTQSMNVNLPKTGAVAAADDNQSTPIGIDAQGRIVLDKTGIADLAELEAKLRDRVQQHPEGLYIVHADQAVSYAVVAKVLATAHKAGINRLSLATVQE